The following are from one region of the Thiocapsa rosea genome:
- a CDS encoding N-acetylneuraminate synthase family protein, with protein sequence MQGIMRIKNRLIGVEFMPLVIAEIGINHGGDIKVAKQMVGLAAAAGCECIKHQTHIVDDEMTEEAKYIFPPNADRSIWDVMAQCALSLDDEIELKAYTEGLGMIYISTPFSRAAADFLNEIGVPAFKIGSGECDNLPLIRHIAAFGKPVMMSTGMQSIESIRPSVAILDAAGIDYALLECTNLYPSPPEIVSLKGVTDLRAAFPRAVIGFSDHSIGPEMALASVALGACILERHFTDTRYRQGPDIACSMDPAELRFLIDRSREIHVALHNDKQRTEPEEDVYRFARSSVVADADLPAGHTLSDCDIWARRPGSGEIPGYEFDKVVGRRLTRALRRNEQLKWSDLV encoded by the coding sequence ATGCAAGGCATCATGCGGATAAAGAACCGGTTAATCGGCGTAGAATTTATGCCACTCGTCATCGCCGAAATCGGTATCAACCACGGCGGCGACATTAAGGTCGCCAAGCAGATGGTCGGTCTCGCGGCGGCGGCCGGATGCGAGTGCATCAAGCACCAAACACATATCGTCGATGACGAGATGACGGAGGAGGCCAAATACATCTTCCCGCCGAATGCCGATCGATCGATCTGGGACGTGATGGCGCAATGCGCACTCTCGCTCGACGACGAAATAGAACTCAAGGCGTATACGGAAGGGCTGGGGATGATCTACATTTCCACGCCGTTCTCGCGGGCCGCGGCGGATTTCCTGAACGAGATCGGTGTGCCGGCGTTCAAGATCGGCTCGGGGGAGTGCGATAACCTTCCGTTGATTCGACATATCGCCGCTTTCGGCAAGCCGGTGATGATGTCGACGGGAATGCAGAGCATCGAATCGATCCGACCCAGCGTGGCGATACTTGATGCTGCGGGTATTGATTACGCGCTTCTGGAGTGCACGAATCTTTACCCGAGTCCACCCGAGATCGTGTCGCTCAAGGGTGTCACGGATCTACGGGCTGCGTTTCCGAGGGCCGTGATCGGGTTTTCAGATCATTCCATCGGTCCCGAGATGGCGTTGGCCAGTGTGGCGCTCGGCGCCTGCATCCTGGAGCGGCATTTCACGGACACACGTTATCGTCAGGGGCCTGACATCGCGTGTTCGATGGACCCCGCCGAGCTGCGCTTCCTCATCGACCGCAGCCGAGAGATTCATGTCGCTCTCCACAACGACAAGCAACGAACAGAGCCGGAGGAGGACGTTTACCGTTTCGCGCGATCCAGCGTCGTTGCCGACGCCGACCTCCCTGCGGGCCATACTCTAAGTGATTGCGATATTTGGGCGCGGCGCCCCGGGTCCGGCGAGATTCCGGGCTACGAGTTCGACAAGGTCGTCGGTCGGCGTCTGACCCGTGCACTGCGCCGCAACGAGCAGTTGAAGTGGAGCGATTTGGTATGA
- the neuC gene encoding UDP-N-acetylglucosamine 2-epimerase, producing the protein MRVPRSIHFVTGTRADFGKLEPLARAARDAGYSVSFFVTGMHMLPRYGLTKIEVHRMEGVGVVEFLNHREGDPQDVIFAKTVVGFSDHLRILRPDLVVVHGDRVEAMAAALVCAINYVRCAHIEGGEVSGTIDEIFRHCNTKLAACHMVSSQQSRTRVLAMGETDDSVYVIGSPELDTHRADSGVTLEAVRARYDIPFDDYGIVIMHAVTSEADFMGKQAADLFAVLAGSGRCFVVIHPNNDPGSDAIQRVIEAQPHERFRALPSMRFAHFSELLRHASAIIGNSSTGVREAPFLGVPSLDIGTRQTNRAFSPSVHHAEAADHDAIGRFLATVWGHRFPASTEFGGGNAALNFRHILDDEGFWNRPLQKNFHDLPWNREARDA; encoded by the coding sequence ATGAGAGTGCCCCGATCGATCCACTTCGTCACCGGAACCCGCGCCGATTTCGGCAAGCTCGAACCCCTGGCGCGGGCCGCCCGAGATGCCGGGTACAGCGTGTCGTTTTTCGTCACCGGAATGCACATGCTGCCACGCTACGGCCTGACGAAGATCGAGGTGCATCGCATGGAGGGCGTGGGGGTGGTCGAATTCCTCAACCACCGCGAGGGTGACCCGCAGGACGTGATCTTTGCTAAGACGGTGGTTGGGTTTTCGGACCATTTGCGGATCTTGCGCCCCGATTTGGTCGTTGTGCATGGCGACCGCGTCGAGGCGATGGCAGCGGCCTTGGTCTGCGCCATCAACTATGTACGCTGTGCCCATATCGAAGGCGGTGAGGTCTCGGGAACGATCGACGAGATCTTTCGCCATTGCAACACCAAACTTGCGGCCTGCCACATGGTCAGTTCCCAACAGTCACGGACCCGCGTACTGGCGATGGGAGAGACAGATGACAGCGTTTACGTGATCGGCTCGCCCGAGCTGGATACACACCGCGCCGACAGTGGGGTGACGCTCGAGGCGGTGCGCGCACGCTACGACATCCCCTTCGATGATTACGGCATCGTCATCATGCACGCGGTCACATCCGAAGCGGATTTCATGGGAAAACAGGCCGCCGATCTGTTTGCCGTGCTGGCCGGGTCGGGGCGGTGTTTCGTGGTGATCCACCCCAACAACGACCCAGGATCAGACGCGATCCAACGGGTGATCGAGGCGCAACCGCACGAGCGCTTCCGCGCCCTGCCGTCGATGCGTTTCGCCCATTTCTCGGAATTACTCCGTCATGCCAGTGCCATTATCGGCAACTCCAGCACGGGTGTACGAGAGGCGCCATTCCTGGGTGTGCCCAGTCTGGATATCGGCACGCGGCAGACCAATCGGGCGTTCAGTCCATCGGTGCATCACGCCGAGGCCGCCGATCACGATGCGATCGGCCGTTTCCTGGCGACGGTTTGGGGTCACCGCTTTCCCGCCAGCACCGAGTTCGGCGGAGGGAATGCAGCGCTGAATTTTCGGCACATTCTCGACGACGAAGGCTTCTGGAACCGACCCCTGCAGAAAAATTTCCACGATCTGCCATGGAATCGAGAGGCTCGTGATGCGTGA
- a CDS encoding cytidylyltransferase domain-containing protein, with amino-acid sequence MALIPLRAGSKGLPGKNTRLLAGRPLYEHAIVQARAAGISRIVISTDIEALTLTPPTPGVVVLPRPAELAGDTVPMDAVLRHVLMGIIQEPTRVVLLQATSPLRHPSDIQAAIDVHRQGGFDLVLSATRADSGVLKWGRAEGDHFVPLSDPSYCFANRAELPPLYRPNGAVYVFDADWFRTTGTLAAGRIGMIEMPAKRSLDIDSLADFEACEALLRVN; translated from the coding sequence ATGGCCTTGATCCCCCTGCGCGCTGGTTCGAAGGGTCTGCCGGGAAAGAACACGCGGCTTCTAGCCGGGCGGCCCCTCTACGAACACGCCATCGTGCAGGCGCGGGCCGCGGGAATCTCTCGCATAGTCATCTCGACCGATATCGAGGCACTGACCCTTACGCCGCCAACGCCAGGCGTGGTGGTCTTGCCCCGTCCGGCGGAACTGGCTGGCGATACCGTGCCGATGGACGCGGTCCTCAGACACGTCTTGATGGGGATAATCCAGGAGCCAACGCGCGTCGTGCTGCTTCAGGCAACCTCGCCGCTCAGACACCCCTCCGACATCCAGGCAGCGATAGATGTGCACCGACAGGGTGGATTCGACCTCGTGCTTAGCGCAACGCGTGCCGACTCCGGGGTGCTGAAATGGGGCAGGGCCGAGGGTGACCATTTTGTGCCGCTCTCGGACCCTTCGTACTGTTTCGCCAACCGAGCCGAGCTGCCCCCGCTCTACAGGCCCAACGGCGCGGTCTATGTCTTCGATGCGGACTGGTTCCGTACCACAGGTACGCTTGCGGCCGGGCGGATCGGTATGATCGAGATGCCGGCAAAGCGCTCGCTGGACATTGACAGCCTGGCCGACTTCGAAGCATGCGAGGCGTTGCTACGGGTAAATTGA
- a CDS encoding DUF6399 domain-containing protein, with amino-acid sequence MDRAKHLHAVAQARQDGQSQRAAVIGAGVARSTLRHWNASPAPLAPAALSAFVETPEGVVWLRRILVAAHWSIGEQGGAGVRVVCDFLERSGLSAFIGASYGAQQAFQTDLEEQIVTAATELRGTLAQAMPHRTLSIAEDETWKDGMRLVGIDAVSNFILLKQRSDARSAAAWTRALEGGLEGLNVTVVQGTSDEAKGLLAHVERDLDAHHATDLFHLQHEVSQAMSLSLKRTEQQAETAEAEAKARWQGECAAEQAYHRRRHGPGRPPAFAARIEEALSASVQASLAREQAHAHRAEAKALIGAFSEVDHPYEIQQGQAQTPEQLETRLGTLFARLEAIAEEADLSERLRAHLAKAKRLTHSLVATLTFFFMMVNTRVQALDLAPAIEQAMLDDLIPALYLERAAARSTRAEPRHRLRELSAQCLAPLRQPSHPIQSLDPQTRHHLEQVAGECADLFQRSSSCVEGRNGFLALYQHGHHRLGPRKQQVLTALHNFAIKRPDGTTAAERFFAQPHPSLFEQVLERMPWPARPARRRPRPARQPYLVPVAA; translated from the coding sequence TTGGATCGCGCCAAGCACCTGCATGCGGTGGCGCAAGCCCGGCAGGATGGGCAGAGTCAACGCGCGGCGGTCATCGGCGCCGGCGTGGCGCGCAGCACCCTGCGTCACTGGAACGCGTCCCCTGCGCCATTGGCGCCGGCGGCGCTGTCGGCCTTCGTCGAGACGCCCGAGGGCGTGGTGTGGCTGCGCCGGATTCTGGTCGCTGCGCACTGGAGCATCGGCGAGCAGGGCGGCGCGGGCGTGCGCGTGGTCTGCGACTTTCTCGAGCGCAGTGGACTGTCGGCGTTCATCGGCGCCTCCTACGGCGCGCAGCAGGCCTTCCAGACCGACTTGGAGGAGCAGATCGTCACCGCCGCCACCGAACTGCGCGGGACGCTGGCTCAAGCCATGCCCCATCGCACACTGAGCATCGCCGAAGATGAGACGTGGAAAGACGGCATGCGTTTGGTGGGCATCGATGCGGTCTCGAACTTCATCCTGCTCAAGCAGAGGAGCGATGCGCGCTCGGCGGCGGCCTGGACACGGGCGCTCGAGGGTGGGCTCGAGGGGCTGAATGTCACGGTGGTGCAAGGCACCAGCGATGAGGCCAAAGGGCTGTTGGCACATGTCGAGCGTGATCTGGACGCACACCATGCCACGGACCTGTTCCATCTGCAGCATGAGGTCAGCCAGGCGATGAGTCTGTCGCTGAAGCGCACCGAGCAACAGGCCGAGACGGCGGAGGCCGAGGCGAAGGCGCGCTGGCAAGGCGAATGTGCCGCCGAGCAGGCCTATCATCGGCGCCGCCATGGCCCGGGACGCCCGCCGGCGTTCGCCGCGCGCATCGAGGAGGCGCTGAGCGCCTCCGTCCAAGCCAGCCTTGCGCGCGAGCAGGCCCACGCGCACCGCGCCGAGGCCAAAGCCCTGATCGGTGCGTTCAGCGAGGTCGATCATCCCTACGAGATCCAACAGGGACAGGCGCAAACCCCCGAGCAGTTGGAGACGCGTCTGGGAACGCTGTTTGCGCGCCTGGAGGCGATCGCCGAGGAGGCGGATCTGTCCGAGCGCCTGCGCGCACATCTGGCCAAGGCGAAGCGCTTGACCCATAGCCTCGTCGCCACGCTGACCTTCTTCTTCATGATGGTCAACACCCGGGTGCAGGCGCTGGACCTGGCACCGGCGATCGAGCAGGCGATGCTCGACGACCTGATCCCGGCGCTCTATCTGGAGCGCGCCGCCGCGCGCAGCACCCGCGCCGAGCCCCGTCATCGACTCCGGGAACTGAGTGCGCAGTGTCTCGCCCCGCTGAGGCAGCCCTCGCACCCGATCCAGTCACTGGATCCGCAGACCCGTCACCATCTCGAGCAGGTCGCCGGGGAGTGTGCCGATCTGTTCCAGCGCAGCAGCTCCTGTGTCGAGGGACGCAACGGCTTCCTCGCGCTCTATCAGCATGGGCATCACCGCCTCGGCCCGCGCAAGCAGCAGGTCTTGACCGCCCTGCACAACTTTGCGATCAAGCGGCCCGACGGCACCACGGCCGCCGAGCGCTTCTTCGCTCAGCCCCACCCATCCTTGTTCGAGCAGGTGCTCGAGCGCATGCCCTGGCCGGCCCGACCGGCCCGACGACGACCGCGCCCGGCAAGGCAGCCGTACCTTGTCCCTGTGGCGGCTTAG
- a CDS encoding O-antigen ligase family protein — translation MLAAILILALFGVLMVSLKKPLLGLYVMLISLQIEYFFYGILPGGLTLGRLSGAIALLGWALNRNGLRRTLMANRRERTIVVPLAFFLFFTFAGTLMAEEPGTALSMWIRIVMLVAMSIMIIDLIRSRADMVALIWVISLGALIGSAVAVLQYVGFSQGGEVLGNIHQTREGVRFEGLTSNANVLGIHLLTALPFVMVGFFTSKAKSARIFFAITATLMAFVIVLTVSRSTIYPFLIFVLCYVVARQLMGFRSEGAYIGVGLLVGLLLVSVMMSDDYTRERIMRPIENYEEETSMKKRMEILFQGFDIVEISPLVGVGLGNTRNYLMGRDAHDTVSCLVGETGILGSISFLTFFVVLLVWQRSVWLRTRTFGDSLQKELVVAVVATGVVLILWFPVKILLYQRLFWLWVAMIVWMHTRLPYEGRNDPALNTSRNLNRVCDLSLPTHGLSRYQSKN, via the coding sequence ATGCTGGCAGCAATCTTGATCTTAGCATTGTTCGGTGTGCTGATGGTCTCACTGAAGAAGCCGCTGCTTGGCCTTTACGTGATGCTGATTTCTCTGCAGATCGAGTATTTCTTTTACGGTATATTGCCGGGGGGCTTGACGCTTGGCCGCCTCTCCGGTGCAATCGCACTCCTCGGCTGGGCATTGAACAGAAACGGGCTTCGCCGAACACTCATGGCCAACCGCCGTGAGCGAACCATTGTTGTGCCATTAGCGTTTTTTTTATTCTTCACATTTGCAGGTACGCTGATGGCAGAAGAGCCAGGGACTGCGCTCTCAATGTGGATCCGTATCGTAATGCTCGTCGCAATGTCGATAATGATCATTGACTTGATTCGGTCAAGAGCCGACATGGTAGCGCTCATCTGGGTCATCTCGCTGGGGGCTTTGATAGGCTCCGCTGTAGCAGTCCTCCAGTATGTAGGGTTCTCCCAAGGTGGCGAGGTGCTCGGGAATATTCATCAGACGAGAGAGGGTGTCCGGTTCGAAGGCTTGACGAGCAATGCGAATGTCCTAGGGATACATTTGTTAACCGCCCTTCCATTTGTAATGGTGGGATTTTTTACGTCGAAAGCTAAGTCGGCACGGATATTTTTCGCCATCACAGCGACTTTGATGGCATTCGTAATTGTTCTAACGGTATCGCGAAGCACAATCTATCCCTTTTTGATTTTCGTGCTCTGTTACGTCGTGGCGCGGCAATTGATGGGCTTCCGATCTGAAGGTGCCTATATTGGCGTCGGTCTGTTGGTCGGGCTGTTGTTAGTCAGCGTGATGATGTCCGATGACTATACTCGCGAACGCATTATGCGGCCGATCGAGAACTATGAAGAAGAGACCTCTATGAAAAAGCGTATGGAGATTCTTTTTCAGGGTTTCGATATCGTGGAGATAAGTCCTCTGGTCGGAGTCGGGCTAGGTAATACGCGTAACTATCTCATGGGTCGAGACGCACACGATACGGTGAGTTGTCTTGTAGGGGAGACAGGGATACTTGGATCGATATCTTTTCTTACCTTTTTTGTCGTCCTGTTGGTGTGGCAGCGTAGCGTGTGGTTGAGGACGAGAACGTTTGGTGATTCCTTGCAAAAAGAATTGGTGGTTGCCGTCGTTGCAACAGGGGTAGTGTTGATTCTTTGGTTTCCGGTTAAGATTTTGCTCTATCAGAGGCTGTTTTGGCTTTGGGTTGCGATGATCGTCTGGATGCACACTAGGTTGCCGTACGAAGGCCGGAATGACCCGGCTCTCAACACCTCGCGCAATTTGAATAGAGTCTGTGATCTCTCGCTGCCCACGCATGGCCTTTCCAGGTACCAATCGAAGAATTAG
- a CDS encoding phenylacetate--CoA ligase family protein produces the protein MIPIILVTGEMLFQHQRTTLEDVFGGQVFQYYGSNEVSGIAFQCNKGALHVTDEQVIVEILDEAGQQVWDRVGRIVLTDLRNVGMPLIRYEIGDLGSITREICECGRTLTVIKELQGRTQDVIIGDNGVQLSGVFFAGRFRDLKYVRSYQLVQKDPTLVQLNYVPAGDGADAEISSMIRAIGEKLGCTVVVQPVPCDELSLTRAGKTRLVVGLVGGPAPI, from the coding sequence GTGATCCCGATTATACTGGTAACGGGTGAGATGCTGTTCCAACATCAGCGCACTACTTTAGAAGACGTCTTCGGTGGTCAGGTTTTCCAGTATTATGGATCTAATGAAGTGTCGGGTATTGCGTTCCAGTGTAATAAAGGGGCACTTCATGTAACGGACGAGCAGGTTATAGTGGAGATTCTTGACGAAGCGGGCCAGCAGGTTTGGGATAGAGTCGGACGGATCGTTTTGACGGATCTGAGAAACGTTGGGATGCCCCTAATTCGCTATGAGATCGGCGATCTAGGCTCGATAACGAGAGAGATTTGCGAGTGCGGAAGGACTTTGACTGTAATCAAAGAGCTTCAGGGAAGAACGCAGGATGTAATAATCGGGGACAACGGGGTTCAACTTTCGGGGGTTTTTTTCGCTGGGCGCTTCCGGGATTTGAAGTACGTACGCTCGTACCAGTTAGTACAAAAGGACCCAACACTTGTCCAGCTCAACTATGTCCCGGCAGGCGACGGAGCTGACGCAGAGATCAGTTCCATGATTCGAGCGATTGGCGAGAAGCTCGGGTGCACTGTCGTGGTGCAGCCGGTACCCTGCGATGAGTTGTCGCTGACACGGGCTGGCAAGACGCGATTGGTCGTTGGGCTTGTCGGTGGGCCTGCACCCATTTGA